The following proteins are encoded in a genomic region of Populus trichocarpa isolate Nisqually-1 chromosome 13, P.trichocarpa_v4.1, whole genome shotgun sequence:
- the LOC7481762 gene encoding mitochondrial Rho GTPase 1 isoform X1 has product MARAAAAANPGVKSGVRIVVAGDRGTGKSSLIVTAISDTFPSSIPPVLPPTRMPDDFYPDRVPITIIDTSSKVEDAGKVAEELKRADAVVLTYACDRPETLDRLSTFWLPELRQLEVKVPVIVVGCKLDLRDENQQVSLEQVMSPIMQQFREIETCIECSAFKHIQIPEVFYYAQKAVLHPTGPLFDQESQTLKPRCVRALKRIFILCDLDRDGALSDAELNEFQVKCFNAPLQPSEIVGVKKVVEEKLPGGGVNDRGVNERGLTLTGFLFLHALFIEKGRLETTWTVLRKFGYNNDIKLTDELIPSFKRAPDQSAELTSEAVEYLRNIYELFDSDGDNNLRPAELEDIFSTAPESPWDEPPYKDAAEKTALSGLSVNAFLSEWALMTLLDPSRAVENLIYIGYSGDPTAAVRLTRRRRLDRKKQQSDRNVFHCFVFGPKKSGKSALVNSFIGRPFYDNYAPTTEESYAVHVVDLPGGIKKTLVLREIPEDGVKKLLLNKESLAPCDIAVFVYDSSDQSSWKRATELLVEVAGHGEDTGYEVPCLIVAAKDDLNSFPMAIQESTRVSQDMGIEAPIPISSKMGDTNNVFRRIVTAAEHPHLSIPETEAGRSRKQYNRLVNRSLMFVSVGATVAIVGLAAYRVYAARRNSSG; this is encoded by the exons ATGGCGAGAGCAGCTGCCGCAGCCAATCCAGGAGTTAAAAGTGGTGTGAGAATCGTGGTGGCCGGAGACAGAGGCACCGGCAAGTCTAGTTTGATAGTCACTGCTATCTCCGATACTTTCCCGTCCAGTATCCCGCCGGTTCTTCCACCTACTCGGATGCCCGATGATTTTTACCCTGACCGCGTTCCAATCACCATCATTGATACCTCATCTAA AGTAGAGGATGCTGGTAAAGTTGCTGAAGAATTGAAGCGAGCTGATGCAGTTGTTCTTACATATGCATGTGATAGGCCGGAAACTCTTGACCGATTGAGTACCTTTTGGCTTCCTGAGCTTCGTCAATTAGAG GTTAAGGTACCAGTTATAGTGGTGGGTTGTAAGTTGGATTTAAGAGATGAGAACCAGCAGGTGAGCTTGGAGCAAGTAATGTCACCAATAATGCAACAATTCCGAGAGATTGAAACTTGTATTGAGTGCTCAGCATTCAAACATATTCAG ATTCCTGAGGTTTTCTACTATGCTCAAAAGGCAGTACTTCACCCAACTGGTCCATTATTTGATCAGGAATCACAAACTTTGAAGCCCAGGTGTGTTAGAGCCTTGAAGCGTATATTCATTCTTTGCGATCTTGATAGAGATGGTGCCCTTAGTGATGCAGAATTAAATGAATTTCAG gTCAAGTGTTTCAATGCTCCGCTACAACCTTCCGAGATAGTCGGTGTTAAGAAGGTTGTGGAAGAAAAGTTGCCTGGTGGAGGAGTCAATGATAGGGGAGTCAATGAACGTGGCCTTACACTGACAGGATTCCTCTTTCTCCATGCATTATTCATAGAAAAAGGGCGCCTTGAGACAACTTGGACTGTGCTAAGGAAATTTGGGTACAACAATGATATCAAACTTACTGATGAACTAATTCCCTCATTCAAACGTGCTCCTGATCAG AGTGCAGAACTCACAAGTGAAGCTGTCGAGTACTTGAGGAATATCTATGAGTTGTTTGACAGTGATGGT GATAACAATTTGCGACCAGCAGAACTAGAGGATATTTTCTCTACTGCACCAGAAAG CCCGTGGGATGAACCTCCATATAAAGATGCTGCTGAGAAAACTGCATTGAGTGGGCTATCAGTTAATGCTTTTTTGTCAGAG TGGGCCCTTATGACTCTTCTAGATCCATCCAGAGCTGTAGAGAATCTGATCTACATTGGATACTCTGGTGATCCTACTGCTGCTGTTCGCTTGACAAGGAGAAGACGGTTAGATCGCAAGAAGCAACAGTCAGACAGAAATGTTTTCCATTGCTTTGTCTTTGGACCAAAAAAATCTGGAAAGTCTGCATTAGTGAATTCTTTTATTGGAAG accgttttatgataattatgctCCAACCACTGAGGAAAGCTACGCGGTTCATGTTGTTGATCTACCTGGT GGAATCAAGAAAACCCTTGTGTTGAGAGAGATTCCTGAGGATGGGGTTAAGAAACTATTATTGAACAAGGAGTCTTTGGCACCATGTGACATAGCAGTGTTTGTTTATGACAG CTCTGATCAGTCCTCGTGGAAGAGAGCAACTGAATTGCTTGTGGAAGTTGCTGGCCATGGTGAGGATACTGGATATGAGGTGCCTTGCCTAATTGTTGCAGCTAAAGATGATCTGAACTCTTTTCCAATGGCAATACAGGAATCTACCAGG GTTAGTCAGGATATGGGAATAGAGGCTCCTATCCCTATCAGCTCAAAGATGGGCGACACCAATAATGTGTTTCGTAGGATTGTAACTGCAGCCGAGCACCCACATTTGAGCATTCCTGAAACTGAAGCAGGGAGAAGTCGCAAGCAATACAATCGACTCGTCAACCGCTCTCTTATGTTTGTTTCGG
- the LOC7481762 gene encoding mitochondrial Rho GTPase 1 isoform X2 codes for MARAAAAANPGVKSGVRIVVAGDRGTGKSSLIVTAISDTFPSSIPPVLPPTRMPDDFYPDRVPITIIDTSSKVEDAGKVAEELKRADAVVLTYACDRPETLDRLSTFWLPELRQLEVKVPVIVVGCKLDLRDENQQVSLEQVMSPIMQQFREIETCIECSAFKHIQIPEVFYYAQKAVLHPTGPLFDQESQTLKPRCVRALKRIFILCDLDRDGALSDAELNEFQVKCFNAPLQPSEIVGVKKVVEEKLPGGGVNDRGVNERGLTLTGFLFLHALFIEKGRLETTWTVLRKFGYNNDIKLTDELIPSFKRAPDQSAELTSEAVEYLRNIYELFDSDGDNNLRPAELEDIFSTAPESPWDEPPYKDAAEKTALSGLSVNAFLSEWALMTLLDPSRAVENLIYIGYSGDPTAAVRLTRRRRLDRKKQQSDRNVFHCFVFGPKKSGKSALVNSFIGRPFYDNYAPTTEESYAVHVVDLPGGIKKTLVLREIPEDGVKKLLLNKESLAPCDIAVFVYDSSDQSSWKRATELLVEVAGHGEDTGYEVPCLIVAAKDDLNSFPMAIQESTRALDSLKIFLQSFLGSKSDWMDY; via the exons ATGGCGAGAGCAGCTGCCGCAGCCAATCCAGGAGTTAAAAGTGGTGTGAGAATCGTGGTGGCCGGAGACAGAGGCACCGGCAAGTCTAGTTTGATAGTCACTGCTATCTCCGATACTTTCCCGTCCAGTATCCCGCCGGTTCTTCCACCTACTCGGATGCCCGATGATTTTTACCCTGACCGCGTTCCAATCACCATCATTGATACCTCATCTAA AGTAGAGGATGCTGGTAAAGTTGCTGAAGAATTGAAGCGAGCTGATGCAGTTGTTCTTACATATGCATGTGATAGGCCGGAAACTCTTGACCGATTGAGTACCTTTTGGCTTCCTGAGCTTCGTCAATTAGAG GTTAAGGTACCAGTTATAGTGGTGGGTTGTAAGTTGGATTTAAGAGATGAGAACCAGCAGGTGAGCTTGGAGCAAGTAATGTCACCAATAATGCAACAATTCCGAGAGATTGAAACTTGTATTGAGTGCTCAGCATTCAAACATATTCAG ATTCCTGAGGTTTTCTACTATGCTCAAAAGGCAGTACTTCACCCAACTGGTCCATTATTTGATCAGGAATCACAAACTTTGAAGCCCAGGTGTGTTAGAGCCTTGAAGCGTATATTCATTCTTTGCGATCTTGATAGAGATGGTGCCCTTAGTGATGCAGAATTAAATGAATTTCAG gTCAAGTGTTTCAATGCTCCGCTACAACCTTCCGAGATAGTCGGTGTTAAGAAGGTTGTGGAAGAAAAGTTGCCTGGTGGAGGAGTCAATGATAGGGGAGTCAATGAACGTGGCCTTACACTGACAGGATTCCTCTTTCTCCATGCATTATTCATAGAAAAAGGGCGCCTTGAGACAACTTGGACTGTGCTAAGGAAATTTGGGTACAACAATGATATCAAACTTACTGATGAACTAATTCCCTCATTCAAACGTGCTCCTGATCAG AGTGCAGAACTCACAAGTGAAGCTGTCGAGTACTTGAGGAATATCTATGAGTTGTTTGACAGTGATGGT GATAACAATTTGCGACCAGCAGAACTAGAGGATATTTTCTCTACTGCACCAGAAAG CCCGTGGGATGAACCTCCATATAAAGATGCTGCTGAGAAAACTGCATTGAGTGGGCTATCAGTTAATGCTTTTTTGTCAGAG TGGGCCCTTATGACTCTTCTAGATCCATCCAGAGCTGTAGAGAATCTGATCTACATTGGATACTCTGGTGATCCTACTGCTGCTGTTCGCTTGACAAGGAGAAGACGGTTAGATCGCAAGAAGCAACAGTCAGACAGAAATGTTTTCCATTGCTTTGTCTTTGGACCAAAAAAATCTGGAAAGTCTGCATTAGTGAATTCTTTTATTGGAAG accgttttatgataattatgctCCAACCACTGAGGAAAGCTACGCGGTTCATGTTGTTGATCTACCTGGT GGAATCAAGAAAACCCTTGTGTTGAGAGAGATTCCTGAGGATGGGGTTAAGAAACTATTATTGAACAAGGAGTCTTTGGCACCATGTGACATAGCAGTGTTTGTTTATGACAG CTCTGATCAGTCCTCGTGGAAGAGAGCAACTGAATTGCTTGTGGAAGTTGCTGGCCATGGTGAGGATACTGGATATGAGGTGCCTTGCCTAATTGTTGCAGCTAAAGATGATCTGAACTCTTTTCCAATGGCAATACAGGAATCTACCAGG GCACTAGACTCTTTGAAGATTTTTCTGCAGTCCTTTTTGGGATCTAAAAGTGATTGGATGGACTATTGA